Genomic DNA from Bacteroides zhangwenhongii:
AAATAGACGAAAGGCACTTTCACCACGAATGCATCCGTCAAGGTACGCACTTCACGTCCGTCAAAATAAGAAATTTTCAGTGCCTTCGTATTATCCCCATCTTCATAGTTCTCCGACGAAGGTACCACAAAATTCAATACAGTTTCAGTCTGCAACGGAATGGTACACTCAATATCACCTAACAGCACTTTATCAATCTTATTAAGATAAGTTCCCTCCAATACTACCACATCTCCTACATTAGCCGGTTCAAATACATTAGTTGTAACCTTCGGTTCATAACGTTTCACTGTCAACTGCGGTGCAGAAAAACTTGATGTCTCCACATTCTCCGTACCATTAAAGTATTTGAATGTCACCATAGCCCTGTCACTCTCCACATAAGGAACCTTCACTACTATCTCATTCTCATTTTGTGAGACGATCTCAGCCTCATTTCCAGCCGTTCCTCCTTCAGCAGCAGTAAAGAGAACGGCACTTACCACGTTCATGTGACTACCAGAAAGCAACAAATTATTCCCCATTTCAACTTCCGAAGGTACTCCGGTCTGCGAAACAACAGGTGCCGGATATTCGAGAGTAAACTCTGCTTCTGATACACCCTCACCGATTGAGTTGGTCAATACAATTTTACCACTTCGTGCCTGATCCGTTACCTTTAGAGATAAACGCTGATTGGATACTTTCTGCAAAATAGTAACTTTTCCACCACCAATAGTAGCACTTACCACATCATCCAAATATTCTCCGGTAACAATCACTTCACTACCTATACTTCCACTCTCAGGCGAGAAAGAAAGAACCTCCGGTGAACTAATCGCCACATCTTTCATCGACGTAGAATCACAACCACACAAAAAGAATAAACAGGCAAATAATGCTGCCAAAGTCCATTTTCTATATTGTTTCATATTTGTAAGCATTTAAAAGATTAATAACCCGTATTCTGCGCTATCTCAGGATTAATGTCAATCACACTCACCGGAATAGGCAAAAATGTTTGCCAATCTTCTATATCATTCACCGTATAAGAATATTCCGTATAAAGAAGCTCGCTGTTCAAATAATTATTTACCGTCTGAGTAGCAATGCCCCAACGAAGAAGATCAAACCAGCGCTGATTTTCAAAAGCTAACTCCAGCCTACGTTCATTACGTACAGCCTCTCTAAAATCGTAAAGGCTTGGCAAATCAGCTAATGTATAGGTAGAAACACCAGCACGTTCACAAACCATGTTCAGATATTTCAGATTATCAGCCGAGGGTCCTGAGATCTCATTAGTCAGTTCTGCATAAAGCAAAGCAATGTCGGCAACACGAATCACAGGCCAATCACTCTCACCATCATATTGCGTAGACACAGGGTTAACATATTTCTTACAATAACGACAATTACCTTCTGTCACCCACGTTTGAGTAGTTGTATTAAAATATTTCTGAGCGACATTCACATCCAGACGTTTATCAGCTCCCTCTCCTCTTAGCTCGTAAGCCGCAATAATATTATCAGTGGGAGTATTATAACCGGAAGAAGTACCGATAATCACATTCGCGCCATTATTGACCGGAGCAAACATATTGCCGAATGGCGAACCAAGACCTACATTACCGGAAAGATAACGAACCGCAAAGATGATTTCTTTATTCATCTCATTACTAATATCAAAAATTTTATCATAAGCAACAAGATTGCTACCCGATTGCGGATTTCCCACAGATTCACTTTCAAGAACTTCCTTACACAACTGCGCCGCACGAGCATACTTCTCATCACCTACCCGATAGTGTGTAGCATATACCTTCGCAAGTAATGCTTTCGCTGCATTCAGGTCTGCGCGTCCCAAGTCACTATCCGCCATCTTGCCGGGAAGTAATTCATTATTGACAATATTTTCCAAATCCTCTTCAATAAGTGCATATACCTCATCTACTGTAGAGCGCTGCATATCACGAGCCACTTCAGAAGGAACCTTAGAAGTAACGATGAACACCGGTCCCCACAAACGAACTAAATTGAAATATTCCAATGAGCGAAGAAAAAGTACTTCTCCCTCATATTGATTCCGTAGTGTCTCATCTGTCACTACATCAAGGTAAGAGATAACATTATTTACCCGAGCAATTGTGGCATAGCAGGCATTCCAATACGTTTCTACCCATTCATTTTCCGGTACAATAGTTCCCTGGTCAAGCTGTTCCACCAACCGGGTAGTATTGGAAGAGGATCCGGCCGCATACATACGTCCGTTATCTGAACGTAACTCGGTCACAGCCCACTCGTAATACATCACATCATGCAGAGAATTATAACAACCCAACACTAGATTATTCACTGATGAAGCATCCTTCACATATTCATCTGCTGCCACTTCCGAATAAGGATATTGGTCCAGATCACAAGCAGAAAATAGCATAACGATTAACAATAATCCTATATAATTTACTTTTTTCATCGTTTTCCTCCATTAAAAATTAATATCAAAACCGGCAGAAATAGTAGAAGTCAATGGGAATCCACCACGCTGGTATCCAGAAATCATAGCACTGGAATAGTCACCGGATGTCATACGTGACTCCGGATTAATGCCTTTGTAACCGCTTCCCCAAATATAAAACAGGTTACTACCCGACACATAAAAACGTACACCGGACAATTTAATCTTACGGGCAGCCGTTGCCGGTAAAGTATATCCTACCGTAAAGTTACGTAAACAAGCATACGAAGCGTTTTGCAAAGGATAATCGGTAAGCATGAGGTCATGTCCCGTTTTCACATTCTGATAAGGAGTTTTTCCGTCACCCGGATGTTCTGCACTCACCCAACGGTTCTTTGTATACTTCTTATTCCATTTTTTTGTTTCATTATAGTAAACATCTCCATTAAGTACTGTAATTCCCTGTACACCCTGAATCAGGAATGAGATGTCGAAATCTTTGATTTGGAAAGTATTAGTAATACCCCATGTGAAATCAGGGTAAGGAGTTCCCAATGCAACACGGTCTTCAGGAGTCAAAGAACCATCATTATTAGTATCTACGATACGTATTCCTCCCGGTGCATCATCTGAGAAATGAGGATTAGCAGCAATTTCTTCCGCGCTATTCCATACCCCACACGTCTTATATCCATAAAATTGAATCAACGGTTCACCTACCTTAGCAAGATAGCCTTCATTTCTTTCTCCCAAAGAAATCATTTGCTGTTCGCCACCTAACTCTAACAGTTTATTACGTGACAATGAAAAATTTATATTAGTATCCCATGAAAACTTACGGCTTTTCATATTATGTGTATCAAGTTGAATCTCCAAGCCTGAGTTCCGAACTTTTCCTATATTATTCCAATAATGAGTATAACCGGTAAACGACTGTGTAGGTTGTTCAAATAATAGTGCACGTGTCACCGAATAGTAGGCATCTATTGCCAGATTAATTCGGTTGTTGAAAAGTCCCAAATCCAAGCCATAGTTAAACTCGTCAGTCTGTTCCCACGTGATATTAGAATTAGCTAATGAGGAAGAGATGTTTGCAGAGCCATTAACCAAAGCGCCTGTACCTTTACCCGTCACATAATTTGCACTGTTCAATACCTCAAGAGCTGCATTATAGCTGATACGATTATTTCCTGTCACACCATACGATGCACGAAGTTTCAAGTTAGAGATAGCTTTGATATTCTTCATAAATTTCTCTTCATTCACACGCCAGCCAAGTGATACGGAAGGAAACCAAGCATTACGATTGCCTTTGGAAAAGAGCGATGAACGATCCAGTCGCAAAGAAGTAGACAACAGATAGCATCCCAAATAGCTATAATTAATACGTCCCAGATAAGATTCCAATACGACATCCGGATACCGGAAAGTTCCTGTACCA
This window encodes:
- a CDS encoding IPT/TIG domain-containing protein; its protein translation is MKQYRKWTLAALFACLFFLCGCDSTSMKDVAISSPEVLSFSPESGSIGSEVIVTGEYLDDVVSATIGGGKVTILQKVSNQRLSLKVTDQARSGKIVLTNSIGEGVSEAEFTLEYPAPVVSQTGVPSEVEMGNNLLLSGSHMNVVSAVLFTAAEGGTAGNEAEIVSQNENEIVVKVPYVESDRAMVTFKYFNGTENVETSSFSAPQLTVKRYEPKVTTNVFEPANVGDVVVLEGTYLNKIDKVLLGDIECTIPLQTETVLNFVVPSSENYEDGDNTKALKISYFDGREVRTLTDAFVVKVPFVYFWENNKVYGQGRIEGQLSSFFSPKTGLVYANSDWSTVVDPVSMKYKAATCSANNKPAVSESEYNSVNPYFFFSGASAGQLQINSPANSKTQLKNFYSTTNSSSQVTGGKIDCYGTPALTFLWLDPSKSGYKTLIDEVKNGTLSKIDETTFPIDVEAKTCRGFSIASAKASPNTDVWAPDIFKVGEEKIANVDAVLLVFYYNVKGSVDNVADNIKRIGVLHIKTVDFKLYNNTNAPSSSSIEFDMYWQKHDYDYSKVPVQ
- a CDS encoding RagB/SusD family nutrient uptake outer membrane protein, producing the protein MKKVNYIGLLLIVMLFSACDLDQYPYSEVAADEYVKDASSVNNLVLGCYNSLHDVMYYEWAVTELRSDNGRMYAAGSSSNTTRLVEQLDQGTIVPENEWVETYWNACYATIARVNNVISYLDVVTDETLRNQYEGEVLFLRSLEYFNLVRLWGPVFIVTSKVPSEVARDMQRSTVDEVYALIEEDLENIVNNELLPGKMADSDLGRADLNAAKALLAKVYATHYRVGDEKYARAAQLCKEVLESESVGNPQSGSNLVAYDKIFDISNEMNKEIIFAVRYLSGNVGLGSPFGNMFAPVNNGANVIIGTSSGYNTPTDNIIAAYELRGEGADKRLDVNVAQKYFNTTTQTWVTEGNCRYCKKYVNPVSTQYDGESDWPVIRVADIALLYAELTNEISGPSADNLKYLNMVCERAGVSTYTLADLPSLYDFREAVRNERRLELAFENQRWFDLLRWGIATQTVNNYLNSELLYTEYSYTVNDIEDWQTFLPIPVSVIDINPEIAQNTGY